A genome region from Deltaproteobacteria bacterium includes the following:
- a CDS encoding NAD-binding protein translates to MSDNLKTFFSLSQGKREKSNLLFLFKFIVFLFFLVFLYTVIFQIIMVRVEGATHSWMAGLYWVLINMTTLGTGDIYFLSDIGRLFTIIVLISGVLFLLIVLPYTIISYFVFPLMEEMAKHRIPTMPAGPLQDHVIICGRDSIAMNLLEKLRITNRAYIFVEADPAKAEILHNEDYPVIHGDFSDEETYRKLNVNAAKIIFANQSDVVNSHIALTMRGISETPIVALAETGASKDILHFAGCNYVLPVKEILAKYMANRCVSGATHTKQMGALEKLKIVEFPVYGTPFMGKKIFELKIRETTEINIVGIWERGKFFTPRPDHELTSSSVLLLMGEKEKLIEFDTFMSIYIPSDKPIIVIGAGAVGLFVARELDKKGIAYFIVDTIDCRQKLGKGVFIKGDAKEREVLERAGVMETQTVVITTSDDGTNGYLSLYCRSLNKELRIVSRANFNRNINTIHKAGADFVVSYAMIGTSIVNNILQKRHLTLLAEGLHIFRYQTPPILEGKTISEANVGALTGCNIIALNKNEKLINAPHHTTRLEKEDTIIMIGNMEQEERFIREFIS, encoded by the coding sequence GTGAGTGATAATTTAAAAACCTTCTTTTCTCTTTCTCAAGGGAAACGTGAAAAAAGCAATCTGCTTTTTTTGTTCAAGTTTATTGTTTTTTTATTCTTTCTCGTCTTCCTTTACACGGTCATCTTTCAAATCATAATGGTCAGGGTGGAAGGGGCCACACACTCCTGGATGGCCGGTCTCTACTGGGTACTTATTAATATGACCACGCTCGGTACGGGTGATATTTACTTCCTTTCCGACATTGGCAGGCTTTTTACGATCATAGTGCTCATTTCAGGTGTTCTTTTTCTGTTGATTGTTCTTCCCTATACGATCATCAGCTATTTTGTTTTCCCCTTAATGGAAGAAATGGCAAAACACCGCATACCAACCATGCCTGCCGGGCCTTTGCAGGACCATGTTATTATTTGTGGCCGGGACTCAATTGCAATGAATCTCCTGGAAAAACTTCGTATTACCAATCGCGCCTATATTTTTGTCGAAGCTGATCCGGCAAAGGCGGAAATCCTGCACAATGAGGATTATCCCGTTATCCATGGTGATTTTTCTGATGAAGAAACCTACAGGAAGTTAAATGTCAATGCGGCCAAAATTATATTTGCCAACCAGTCGGATGTTGTCAATTCACACATTGCTCTCACAATGCGGGGCATTTCGGAAACACCTATTGTCGCCCTGGCCGAGACAGGCGCATCGAAAGATATTCTTCACTTTGCCGGCTGTAATTATGTGCTTCCCGTTAAAGAGATTCTTGCTAAATATATGGCCAACCGCTGTGTTTCCGGCGCAACGCATACCAAGCAAATGGGGGCGCTGGAGAAACTTAAAATTGTCGAGTTTCCTGTTTACGGTACACCTTTTATGGGAAAGAAGATATTTGAACTTAAGATCAGGGAGACAACAGAAATTAATATTGTCGGTATATGGGAAAGAGGAAAGTTTTTTACACCCAGACCGGACCATGAATTGACATCTTCATCGGTTCTTTTGCTGATGGGCGAAAAGGAAAAACTCATTGAGTTTGATACCTTTATGTCGATTTATATCCCTTCTGACAAGCCGATTATTGTTATCGGCGCCGGTGCTGTCGGTCTTTTTGTGGCGAGAGAACTCGATAAAAAAGGGATCGCCTATTTCATTGTTGATACTATAGATTGCAGACAGAAGCTGGGAAAAGGGGTGTTTATCAAGGGTGATGCAAAGGAAAGAGAGGTGCTGGAGAGGGCCGGCGTAATGGAAACACAAACAGTCGTTATCACCACCAGTGACGATGGCACAAACGGATACCTTTCACTTTATTGCCGCAGTCTGAATAAAGAACTCAGGATTGTGAGCCGTGCCAACTTTAACAGAAATATTAATACCATTCATAAAGCCGGCGCAGACTTTGTCGTTTCCTATGCTATGATCGGCACAAGTATTGTAAACAACATACTGCAAAAGAGGCACTTGACCCTTCTTGCCGAAGGGCTCCACATCTTCAGGTACCAAACTCCGCCCATTCTTGAGGGCAAGACCATTTCCGAAGCTAATGTGGGCGCCCTGACGGGATGTAATATTATTGCATTAAATAAAAATGAAAAACTTATCAACGCTCCGCACCACACAACCCGCCTGGAAAAGGAGGACACGATTATTATGATCGGTAATATGGAGCAGGAAGAACGTTTTATCAGGGAATTTATTTCCTAA
- a CDS encoding Spy/CpxP family protein refolding chaperone — translation MKKKGSVLAIIWILILFSSSITTAQMGRGMGPGMGGMHGGCDSYLDLLGDLDLSDKQTEKLNKLKNSYRKEQIKLKAEMKIAYIEFRESLSGDSADMKTVEKIVKKIADLKSKLLMNSAQASTNARSILTKKQREKIKKLARERRSECRMYGGSGMMRGPHWSND, via the coding sequence ATGAAAAAAAAAGGGAGTGTTTTAGCGATAATCTGGATTCTGATTCTTTTCTCTTCGTCAATCACGACAGCTCAGATGGGTCGTGGAATGGGGCCGGGCATGGGAGGTATGCACGGCGGTTGTGATTCCTACCTTGACCTGTTGGGAGATCTCGATCTTAGCGATAAGCAGACGGAAAAACTGAATAAGCTCAAAAACAGTTACAGGAAAGAACAAATCAAGCTGAAGGCTGAAATGAAAATAGCTTATATCGAATTTCGTGAATCACTATCGGGAGATTCGGCAGATATGAAAACCGTAGAGAAAATTGTCAAAAAAATTGCAGACCTTAAGAGCAAACTCCTCATGAATTCAGCCCAGGCCAGCACAAATGCCAGAAGCATACTTACAAAAAAACAAAGGGAAAAGATAAAAAAGCTGGCAAGGGAAAGAAGGTCGGAGTGCCGCATGTACGGCGGTTCAGGAATGATGCGGGGACCACACTGGAGCAATGATTGA
- a CDS encoding class I SAM-dependent methyltransferase yields MDHNNRLANCPLCKSEAREPFHRDKRRDYYRCRSCGLTFILPEQYLHAHAEKAEYDLHRNDPHDAGYRRFLGRLFEPMVESLEPGSSGLDFGCGPGPALSVMFEEAGHEVALYDYFYAHDKSVFHRKYDFITATEVVEHLHHPGEELDRLWHCLKAGGRLGIMTKLALDKAAFSKWHYKNDLTHVCFFSEKTARWLAARWQAKVTFADKDVLIYDKLIKTANPS; encoded by the coding sequence TTGGATCATAATAATCGATTAGCCAATTGCCCCTTATGCAAGAGCGAGGCAAGGGAGCCCTTTCACCGCGACAAACGACGTGACTATTACCGTTGCCGGTCATGCGGCCTTACCTTTATTTTGCCTGAGCAATATCTTCACGCCCATGCAGAAAAGGCCGAATATGACCTGCACCGCAACGATCCTCACGATGCGGGCTACCGCCGTTTTTTGGGCCGTCTCTTTGAACCGATGGTGGAAAGCCTTGAACCGGGAAGCTCGGGCCTCGATTTTGGCTGCGGGCCGGGACCGGCGCTGTCAGTCATGTTTGAAGAAGCGGGGCATGAGGTAGCATTATATGATTATTTTTATGCCCATGATAAATCAGTCTTTCATAGAAAATATGATTTTATAACCGCTACAGAAGTAGTAGAGCACCTGCACCACCCCGGCGAAGAGCTGGACAGGCTCTGGCATTGCCTGAAAGCGGGAGGCAGGCTGGGCATCATGACAAAGCTGGCTCTTGACAAGGCGGCCTTTTCAAAATGGCACTATAAAAACGACCTTACCCATGTCTGCTTTTTTTCAGAAAAAACCGCCAGGTGGCTTGCCGCCAGATGGCAGGCAAAAGTAACCTTTGCCGATAAAGACGTGCTCATTTACGATAAACTTATTAAGACGGCAAATCCCTCTTAG